A region of Trichoplusia ni isolate ovarian cell line Hi5 chromosome 21, tn1, whole genome shotgun sequence DNA encodes the following proteins:
- the LOC113504223 gene encoding testis-expressed protein 9 — protein sequence MDSLDLLAREDEFKKLNKQLEKKTESLMKEIEHAMQKKDIFSEFSQTLTLSPIHTTKKHNCDAHKQNATTPSPTHTKPKQKNKAKIQNGGNQQNNQAEESNFKNGTQNSGCDENDDECNLKMRNVCNCCINVNMRDRSDGSEFLYAFVTVNVKEKVLPESFLKEKPTIESVCKFLSSKVKLMQEQIDNLQRTIDKKASQCDGHLTQLAELESERLSLLNKANNLRAATADMKAKSMVLQAKYNEKEKQYKEQRGETDRLTCELKRYRIKCASVEAKAASQQETIDNLKQLIEIAKRSEKEFRESSRSLSSSHQHAISRLEAHIKMLNTRSDRQMALIDNLRRQNVLLTTDVAVKAIEKEYSDYLNQDF from the exons atggaCTCTTTAGACTTGTTAGCGCGTGAGGACGAGTTCAAGAAACTCAACAAACAACTCGAGAAAAAAACCGAGAGTTTGATGAAAGAGATCGAGCATGCTATG cAAAAAAAGGATATATTCTCGGAATTCTCTCAAACCCTCACTCTATCTCCAATacatacaacaaaaaaacataactgtGATGCTCACAAGCAGAATGCAACAACGCCTTCGCCTACTCATAccaaaccaaaacaaaaaaacaaagctaaaaTACAAAATGGTGGCAATCAACAAAATAACCAAGCAGAGGAGTCCAATTTTAAAAATGGGACACAAAATAGTGGTTGTGATGagaatgatgatgaatgtaatttaaagatgagaaatgtttgtaattgttgtattaatgttaatatGAGAGATAGAAGTGATGGCTCGGAGTTTTTGTATGCCTTTGTAACTGTTAATGTTAAGGAGAAAGTTTTGccggagtcgtttttaaaag AAAAGCCAACTATAGAAAGTGTATGCAAGTTCCTCTCATCAAAAGTTAAGCTGATGCAGGAACAGATTGACAATCTACAGAGAACTATAGATAAAAAG GCATCCCAATGTGACGGTCACTTGACTCAGCTGGCTGAGTTAGAGAGCGAGAGGCTGAGTCTACTTAACAAGGCTAACAACTTGAGGGCGGCCACAGCTGATATGAAAGCCAAGTCTATGGTGCTACAGGCAAAATATAAT GAAAAGGAGAAGCAATATAAAGAACAGCGTggcgagacagacagactgacttGCGAACTGAAGCGGTACAGGATCAAGTGTGCGAGTGTCGAAGCGAAGGCCGCCTCCCAACAGGAGACCATTGATAATCTTAAACAGCTGATCGAAATCGCGAAACGATCTGAAAAG GAATTTCGCGAATCATCTCGCAGTCTTTCATCCTCGCACCAGCACGCCATCTCTCGGCTAGAGGCgcacattaaaatgttaaacactCGCAGCGACCGACAGATGGCGTTGATCGATAACTTGAGAAGACAAAACGTTCTGTTGACAACAGATGTCGCTGTTAAAGCAATAGAGAAAGAGTACAGTGATTATTTAAAccaggatttttaa